The genomic region GTCACATCATACCCCTCGCTGAACGCCGCCATGGCCTCCGGCCGCGAAGTAGCGGAGATGATTTTGAATGGTTAAATGGTTGAATTGCTAAATGGCTAAGTGACCAGCACAAGAACTAACCATTCAGCCATTTAACCATTCACCTCCACCCACACCGGGCAGTGGTCGGAGTGGACGGCATCCGGGAGCAAGCCGGCGCCAGTGAGGCGCGGCAGCAGCTCCGCATCAACCAGCAGATGGTCGAGGCGCCAGCCGACGTTGCGGGCCCGGGAGCCGGCGCGGTAGCTCCACCAGGAGTAGTGGCCGGGCGCGTCGCCGTGCTGGTGCCGGAACGAATCGGTGTAGCCATCGGCCAGAAAATCCTTGAACCACTGGCGCTCCTCGGGCGTGTAGCCGGGGCTGTTCTGATTGGCCTTGGGGTTGTGCAGGTCGATGGCGGTCTGGCAGCAGTTGAAGTCGCCGCCGATGACGAGCTGTCGGCCCTCGGCGCGCAGCTGCCGCACGTACTCGCGGAAGAAGTGCAGCCACTCCACCTTAAACGCCTGCCGCTCCGGCCCGCTCGTACCCGAGGGCATGTACACGTTCAGCACTGAAAGCTGGTCGAAATCCAACCGCAACACGCGGCCTTCGGCGTCGTAGAGGTCGGTGCCGCAGCCCACTACCACGGCCGTGGGGGCCTGCTTCGTGAACGTGGCCACGCCGCTGTAGCCGGGCTTTTGGGCCGGGTGCAGGTAGGCTGAGTAGCCCAGCGCCGCAAACCCTGACACGTCCAGCGGCTCGCGCCCTGCCTTGATTTCCTGCACGCACAGCACGTCGGGCTGCGCCTCCCGCACCCAGTCCAGCAGCCCTTTGCTCAGGGCCGAGCGCAGGCCATTGACGTTGTAGCTGATGATTTGCATGTGGTGAATTTCCGGGTTGGTTGCCTGTTATCCTGAGCTTGCGAAGGATCTTATCACGCGTGAACGAAATCGTCAGACAGTAGTAGTCCAAACGTGATAAGGTCCTTTGCAAGCTCAGGATGACAGGTGGCGTATGGTGACAGGTATTCTATTTACTCGCCGCTCATTTCGGCGAAATACTCCAGGATGTGCCACTTGAGCATGCGTTCCTGTTCCTTGAGGCTGGCAAACGGCACGGACTTCACCAGCCGGAAGTGTGGCCAGCCTTCCTCGTCCACGTTTTCCAGCTCGTAGTAGCCGGAGAGGCTGAACAGGCGGCAGGTGGCAATGTGCATCAGGTCCTGCTTCTGCTCTTTGGTGAAGGGGCCGGCGCCCTGGCCCAGCTCCTGCACACCTATTAGTAGGAGCAGCGCGTTCAGGTCGGGCTTCTTGCCAAACCGCTCGCGCATGTCGTTCATGAAACCGTACCAGCGTTCTTCAAACTGGGTTTCGGTTTCGTCGGGGTGCATGAGGCTCATGCCTCGTGGTGGTGTTCGGGCGCAGCTTCCACGGCCTCCGTTTTCAGAATCTCCCAGTACTCTACGGCCCGGCGGAAGTGCGGAATCACAATGCTGCCGCCGATGAGGTTGGCAATGGCAAACACCTCGTAGATTTCCTCGTCGGTGAGCTTTTCCTCGAAGCACTTGCCGAGGTGGTACTTGATGCAGTCGTCGCAGCGCAGCACCATGGAGCAGGCCAGGCCCAGCATTTCCTTGGTTTTCACGTCCACGGCGCCAGCCTGGTAGGTGTTGGTGTCGAGGTTGAAGAAGCGCTTGATAACCTTGTTATCCGCCGCCATGATCTTCTCATTCATGCGCTGGCGGTATTCGTTGAATTCAGTGACTTGTGACATATCGGTGATGAGGTAATGAGTGAGGTGTAGCGCGAAGCTTTTGCTTCGCGTATGGCTGAACGCGCTATCGAAAAAGTATTCGTGCCAAAGCAACGATACACGAAGCAAGAGCTTCACAATACTACGGCAACTATGGCCGCGAATTGCTACTTTCAATCCGGCCCGTTCTAACCGCGAAATTAGGCAGAAGTTCGCCAGCGGTTACCGCCGGGCTTATTCGCTACCTGTTAGGACGATCCACGATGCGTGCCACCGCCGCTACCATCCTCGCCGATTTCTGGGGCCTGATTTTCCCGCGCGTGTGCCTGGGCTGCCAGGAGCCGCTGGCCCGCGGCGAAGACCACCTCTGCACCAAATGCCGCGCTCAGCTCCCCTACACCGACTACCACCTGCTGCCCCCGGCCGACAACCCGCTGGCCCGCCGCTTCTGGGGCAAGCTGCCCGTGCGCCACGCCCTGAGCTACCTGCGCTTCCTGCGCCGCGGCCGGGTGCAGCACCTGCTGCACCAGCTCAAGTACCAGGGCCAGCGCGACGTGGGCTTGGCCCTAGGCCGCTGGTATGGCCACGACCTGGCCGCCGCCGGCTTCACCTTCGACCTGATTGTGCCGGTGCCGCTGCACCCGCGCAAGCTGGCCAAACGCGGTTTCAACCAGTCCGACCCGTTTGCCGAGGGCCTCGCTGAAGCCCTGCACACGCCCTGGCACGCCAGCGCCCTGCGCCGCACCGCCCACACCGATTCCCAGACCCGCAAAAACCGCGTGCAGCGCTGGCAAAACGTAGCCGAGGTATTCGAAGTAGCCGACGTAGTGGCCATTCAGGGCAAACACGTGCTGGTAGTAGACGACGTGCTGACCACCGGCGCCACCCTCGAAGCCTGCGCCGCCGCGCTGCTGGCCGCCGGCGCCAGTGAAGTCAGCATTGCCACCATTGCCTGCGCGGATCGCTAATCACGGATTGACACGGATCTTTCACGAATTACACGGATTTTGTGGACGGCGCTAATTCGCTTACTTCAACCAGACTACAACAAAAAGAGGCTTGCCGGTTGGCAAGCCTCTTTGTTTTAAACGAACATCAATCGACTACAAAATCCGTGTAATCCGTGAGAAATCCGTGCTAATCCGTGCTCCTTACTTGTTCGAACCAGCGTTGATCATGGCGCAGCGGAAGCCGATGGTGGCCGTAGCCGAGTCCTCAGCCATGAAGCGGCGCGTGCCGGGCGACAGCCAGTAGGCCACATCGCGCCACGAACCGCCTTTGTACACGCGTACGTGGTCGTCGATCAGCGACTGGTAGCCTTTCTTGTCGTACTTCTCCGACGGGTCGAGGAAGCCGTTGCGGCGGAAGGGGTTCAGATCTTCCACGTCCTCAAACGAGAGCGGGCGGTAGATATCCTGCACCCACTCGTTCACGTTGCCCGACATATTGTACAGGCCGTAGTCGTTCGGCGGGTAGGCGTAAATGTACTCCGTAATCATGGCGCCGTCGTTGAGCGAGCCGGCAATACCGGCATAGTCACCACGGCCCCGCTTGAAGTTAGCGAGGAACTGGCCCATCTTGCCACCGTAAGGGTTCCGCACCTGGCGGCCATCCCATGGGTAGATGCGCTTGTTTTCCTGGTTTTCGTTGCCGGTTTCCTGCGTACCGATGAGTGCCTGCGCAGCGTATTCCCACTCAGCCTCGGTGGGCAGACGGTAATTCGGCAGCGTGTTGCCGTTTTCGATGGAAATCTTGGCTTTGCCATCACCGCTGTCGGTGCCTTCAGCAGCGTCACCGCCTTTCTTCTTGCGCTTGAACAGACCACCGCCGCCGCCGCTGCTCTCTTCCGAGTTGCCAGCCAGCGTTTCGTTCACCTTCGAAGTACGCCAGGTGCAGTAGTCGTTGGCCTGCAGCCAGCTTACGCCCACCACGGGGAAGAAGCGGAAGCCGGGGTAACGCAGGTAGTAGTCTACATACGGGTCGTTGAACGACAGCTCACGGGCCCACACGGTGGTGTCGGGCAGGGCCGACTGGTAGAATTCCTCCGACGAGTCCTTGCGGATAAAATGCAGATACTCCAGCCAGTGGATGTTGGCCACCTCGGCTTCGTCCATGTAGAACGAGGCGATGGTCACGGTGCGCTCCACGTTGTCGTGGGTCATCGTCACGTCCTCTTCCTGCGAGCCGAGTACGGTACGGCCACCTTCAATAAAGATAAGGCCCGGGCCTTCGGGAATGCCGGCGTAATCCGCCACTTTCATTCCTTCGTCGGTGTTATAATCGATGCCCGTAGTCGAGCTATACTTACCGGGTTTAGTAGCAGTCGGCGGACCGCTTTTGCAGGAAGCCAGGGCGCAGGCTCCTACGACCGCAAAACGCAGGTACTTGGAAAAATTCATGATTGAGTTGAAACTACCTGTTAGAAAACGTTTTAGGCAAGGCAAGTTGCTGCAATAATACAACAATTCAGAACGATGGCCAAGGAGGCGCCGGGGAATTTCGACGTTTGAGGCGACGCCAGGCGGCATCCAGCGAATCAAACGCCCGCAGGGTCAGAGTTATTTCATGCGCGCCGCCCAGATCGGCACTCAAGCTGCTCAGCGCCACGTCGTAAGCATACCCGACCCGGAAACTGCCCACGCTGACGCCCGCAATGGCCGTCAGGATCTGCTGCGGATTTGGGGCGCCGGGCAGCGGAATGCCGCGGTAGACGGCGCCCAGCGTGAGGGGCGTCACGGTTGCGTACAATCCGGCTTCGGCCCGCTCGGAGCCGCCCTGCCGCACGTAATGCGCGGTGGGCGTGACACTTATTTCGCGGGTCTGCTGGCGCTCGGTGCGCTGCAGGAAGTAGTGCTTATAGCCGGTGCTGAGCTCGTAGCGGATGGGCAGCGTGCCCTGGGTGCGAAACCCGAGGTCGGGCTGATTGAGGTGATGGCCGGCCACCGATACCCAGAAGTTCTCGGAGTAAAGCAGCACGCCCGTGCCCACGCTCAGGTAGCTGACGGGGTTGAAATCGAGCGGCTCGGCGGTGACAGGGACCGTGGTGCCGTCTTCGGAAAGCTGGTCACCGAAGACGAGGTTGCCGTAGCTGATGCGCTGGTTGCCATAGCTGGCGCGCAGGCCGCCGCTAAACGACAGCTCCTTATTGAGGCGGGTCTGGTAGGCGTAGAGGCCGCCCACCTCGAAGCGGGTGTAGCCCAGGCCACCGGTGCGGTCGTAGTTCAGCAGGAGCCCGACGGAGTTATGCTGGTCCTTAAGGCGGTAGTCGGCGGCGAGCTGACTGGTGGTGAAGGTGCCGGCCAGCGTGGGGAACTGGTTGCGGTAGCTGAGCGTGACGCTGGCATCGTCGAGGAGGCCGGCGAAAGCGGGGTTCTGGTGCAGACGGTTGGCGTAGGGCTGGGCAAAGTACAGGTCCTGGGCGGCGGCGGGCAACGCCACCACAGCAGCCACCCCCGCCAGTAGCAACGGCCGGTGGAAGCGGCCGGAACGGCAACTGATTTTGCGTCGGAATAGCCCTGTCATCAAGAGGTTAAACGCCGGCCTGGCTTGGTATCGTACACAACAATGTGGCTTTGCAAAAACTAAATTGCCACTTTCCGGCCTCATTAGCAGTATGCCGCTGGCATTAATCGACTAACCCGGGCATTTTGGCGACCAGTGCAGGGCCGTTGCCGGGCTAAGGCTGCTACTTTTGCAACTGACCAACTGGATGCCCGGCAGGTCTCCGGACTGTGGCGCGTGAAGGGCCTGCTACGACCGGCATGCAACTTGCCCCGCCTCCGATGGCTCTGCTACGGCAGGAGCAGCCGATGCATATTGCGGCCCACTCGGGCCCCGAAAAGCCGATTATTCTCTCTCCTCACCCTTTTTTATCATGCGCAAATTCTGGATTGGCTTATTGATTTTCGTGGTGGTGCTGGTGGCCGGCGTGGCCCTTACGCCGCTGCTGTTCAAAGACAAAATCAAGCAGGCCCTCGACAAGCAGCTGGCCCAGCGCGTGGACGCCGAGGTGCAGTACAAGCCCGAGAACGTCAGCCTGACCCTGTTCAGCACTTTTCCGGATCTGGCGCTGGGCATTGATGAGCTGCGCGTGATTGGGCAGGACTCGTTTGCACGCGACACGCTGGCCTACCTGCCGTCGTTGCGGGTGGGGCTGGATCTGATGAGCGTCATCAGCGGCGAGCAGATCAAGATCAAAAGCATTGTGCTCGACCGGCCCGACATCAGCGCGAAGGTGCTGAAAAGCGGCCGTGCCAACTGGGACGTGATGCTGTCTGATTCGGCCGCCGCGGCCAAAGGGCAGGACACGACGGCGCTTAATTTGGCCATCAGCAAGTGGGAAGTAACCGACGGGCACCTGCGCTATGAGGACCGCACGATTCCTTTTAATATGGAGCTGCGCGGCCTCAACCACACCGGCTCCGGCGACTTCGAGCAGAACATCTTCGACCTGGTCAGCCAGACTGAGGCGCGGGAGTTTTCGATGACCTACGACGGTACCGAATACGTGACGCGCAAGAAGCTGACCGGCGACGTGACCCTGGCCATGGACCTGGAGAAGATGTTGTTCACCTTCAAAGACAACAAGGTGCAGCTCAACGATTTTCCGGCGCAGTTTGCCGGCACCATCGGGCTGCCGAATGACACGGACATCACCTACGACCTGACCTTCAAGGCGCTGGAAACCGACTTCAAGAACATTCTGAGCCTAGTGCCGGGCGTGTACACCGCGCAGTTCAAGGACGTGGAGGCCAGCGGACAGGTGGCGTTTGATGGCTATTTCAAGGGTGTGCAGAACGACGTGCAAATGCCCGGCTACGGCGTGAACCTGCAGGTGAAAAACGGCATGTTCCACTATCCGCAGCTGCCGCAGGCGGCCAAGAACATCAACGTGGACATGGTGGTGGACAACCCGTCGGGCTTCACCAACAACATGAAAGTCAACGTGAAGCAGTTCCACCTCGACCTGGGAGCCAACCCGATTGACGGCAACGTGGCCATCGACGGATTGGAGCCGATGAAGGTGGACGGCCGCGTGAAAGCCAACGTGGACCTGGCCGAGATGATGAAAGTGTACCCGGTGCAGGATCTGCTGCTGCGCGGCAAGCTGTTCGTGGATGGCACGGCCAAAGGCACGTATTCCAAGACGCAGATGCCGGTGGTGCAGGCCAAGATGAACCTGACCAACGGCTACGTGAAGAGCAAGCAGTTTCCGGCCCCGATTGAGAATCTGGCCGTTACGGGCGTGGTGACCAACCCCACGGGCCAGCTCAACGACACGCGCGTGGACATCAGCAACTTCCGGATGCTGCTGGACGGCGAGCCGCTGGCCGGCCGCGTGAGCACCCAGGGCGTGGACAAGCTGCGCTTCGATGCCGACGTGAAAGGCACCGTAGACCTCACCAAAATCACGAAGATCTTCCCGCTGGACGGCATGACCGTGACGGGCCGCCTCAACGGCAACGTGGCCGCCAAGGGCAACATGGCCGACATTGAGGCCGGGCGCTACCAGACGGTGGTGGCCTCGGGCACGGTGCAGGCCCAGAACATCACCTACAAAAGCGCCGACCTGCCGCAGGGCATGCGCGTGACCCGGGCCACAGCCACGTTCAACAACGACAAGATCGTGCTGCAGAATATGGCTGGCTTTGTGGGCTCGTCGGATATTGCCGCCTTGGGCACCATCAGCAACTACATGGGCTACCTGTTTGTGCCCGGCCAGCCGCTGCGCGGCAACCTGACGGTGAACTCGCAGCGCTTCAACGTGAACGAGTGGATGGTGGACGAGGTGACGGCGGCGCCGAGCAAGGGAGCCACGGCCGCCACCAAAGCCCCCGCCGCCGCCACCAAGGCCGACGGCGTGCTGCAGATTCCGAAGGAGTTAGACCTGACCCTGAACACCACCGTGGGCCAGGTGATTTACGACAACCTCAAGCTCGATAACGTGAAGGGCACGGTGGGCGTGCGCGACCAGACGGCCACGCTCAACGGCCTGACGTTTAACACGCTGGGCGGCGCGTTTGCCACCACCGGCTCGTACAGCAGCAAAAACCTGGCGCACCCCAAATTCAACTTCGGGCTGAACATCAAGAACCTGAACTTCCAGAACGCTTTTTCGGCCTTCAACTCCATCAAGACGCTGGTGCCGCTGGCCGACAACCTGGAAGGCATCTTCTCCACCAACTTCAGCGTGAGCGGCGAAATGGGCCCCGACATGATGCCCAACTACAGCACGCTCACTGGCAAGGGCCTTTTTGAGGTGGTGCGGGCGGCCGTGAGCGGCTCGCCGGTGCTGGCCAAAATCAGCAGCCTCACGCAGTTTCAGGAGCTGAAGAGCTTTGCGGTGAACAACAAGGATGTGGCCGCCGAAATCCTCAACGGCAACTTCATTGTGAAGCCCTTCGACCTGACCGTGGGCCAGGTGAAGATGACCGTGGGCGGCTCCAACAACATCAGCAGCGGCGGCCTGGAGTACGTGACGGCCCTGAACGTGCCCACCGGCAAGCTCGGCAGCCAGCTCAGCGGCCAGCTCACGCGCCTCACCGGCGTTTCCGACATCAAGGGCACGGAGCGCGTGACGCTGGGCCTCACCATCGGGGGCACCGTGAGCAACCCGCAGGTGAAGCTGACCACCGGCAGCGTGAAGGCGCAGGCCAAGGACATCGTCAGCAACATTGTGCAGGCCAAGGTCGACGACGCCAGGGTGCAGCTGCAGGCCAAAGCCAAAGTGGCGCAGGACAGCCTGCAGCGCGAGCTGCAGCGCAAGCAGCTGGAGCTGCAGAACAAGGCCCAGCTGGAAATCGAAAAGCGCCGCCTCGAAGCCCAGGCCAAGTTGAAAGAGCAGGCCACCAAAGGCCTCAACTCGCTGTTCGGCAAGCCAAAAGCCCAGCCAGCCAAACCCGCCACTCCGGCGCCGGCTCCCGACCCCACCCCGGCCCCCGCCGACCCCAAGCCCGCCGACCCGGAGCCCACCAAGCCGGACACGGCCAAAACCGGCGGCTAACCCTCTCGACCGCACACACGCAAAAAGCGCCCCGCAGCAACAGCTACGGGGCGCTTTTTATTGGCCGGCGGGCGTTCTAGCGCAGCTTTTGCACCAAGTCCAGCAGCTCGTGCTGGGTGGTCTGGGTTTTGTCTTTGGCGTACCAGCCGTGGATTTTCTCGGCGTACTCCTCGTGGGTGGCGCCCTGGGCTTTCAGGTCGAGCAGCAGCGTTTGGGTGGGCGCAGGGCGCGGGCCCCAGTGGGCGGCCTCGGTGAGCGTATCGGCGTGCAATACCACCAGCTGCGGGATGGAGCGGGCGCCGTTGGTGAGGTAGCGGTCCATGAGGTCCGGGTTTTCGTCGCGCAGCAGATAGTGGGTGCGGATGTTGCCGCCCGAGACCTGGGCCACGGCTTCCAGCACGGGCACAATCTGGGCCGCGTCGCCGCACCAGCCTTCCGTGATGATCAGCCACTCGTAGCGCTGCGGCAGGGCCTGCACGGCGGCCGCCAGCTCGGGCAGCACGCGGGTGGTTTTGTCGAGGCGCTGCATGCGCTGCACGTTGAGGTGGGTGTACTCGGTCAGCTCCGGGCTTTGCTGGGGGCCGGTGGTTTTGCCGTCGGCCTGCAGCTCGTCGATCAGCTGGCGGTAGCGGGCGTAGGTATGGGCCGAGGCGAGGCGCTCGGGCGTGAGAACAGGCTGGGTGGTGGGTTCGGTGGTCATGCAGGAAACAGGGTTAGCAGCACTACATACGCAGGCGGCACGGCGGCGGCGGTGCCTGGTTGTGGCTAAAAAAAGCCGAAGCCTTTCCAGGAATTCCTGAAAAGGCTTCGGTATAACCCGCAAACCGGGATTTTGCTTACAGGCTGGGCACGTCGGCGGCCTGGGCCTTCGCCGACAGCTCGCGGCAGTAGGTGATGTAGTCGGTGTTGATGGGCTCCAGGCCCTGCTCGCGCAGCTTGATGGCCACCTGGCCGCGGTGGTAGTTGCCGTGGATGGGCAGGTGCGTGAAGATGTCGGACACCTGGCTGGTAAAGCTCTCCCCCACCGAGTTGGTGTAGCTGATGAGGCGCAGTAGCTCGGTTTCGTCGGCGGCGGCGGCCAGGCCGTAGAAGCGGGCCGTGGACTGCTCGTGCCAGTGGTGCAGGCCGGCCAGGTCGTGCTCCTGCCATACTTTCACGGGGCTGGGCGTGCCCGTGAGGCGCCCAATCCAGATGGACTGGGCGTTGAGCACGTGGCTGAACAGCCGCAATACGTTGGCCGGAATGGTGGCGCCGTTGGCCACGAGGCCGTCGAGGTGGCGGAGCAGGGTTTCGTTGGCCCACACATTGTAGGCCCCCAGTTTGTCGATGGTATTGATCATGAACATGCTGTACTGATTCTTTGGTGTGCTGGTGTGTTGCTTCCTGATGGGTTGATGAGCCGGTGGGGCTGAGGTGTTTTCGCTGAAGAAGCCAGCCCATCAGCCCATCAGCCCATCAAAAAATCAGCCCATTACCGAGGGTCCTGCCACACCAGCTTTTCTTCGGTTTTGTTTTTGTTGAAGTCAGCGCAATTGCCGTCGCCGCGGCCCGTGAGGCCACCATCAGGATGGCAGATGAGCTTACCTTTCTGGTCGTAGAGGTTGGTGTACTGGTCGCAGCAGGGGCTGGTTTCGTAGTACACCACGGCACCGTTGTAGCGGTAGCGGAACACCTGGATGGGCGGGTTCTGCTTGTTTTCGGCCAGGTGAGCGTCGATTTTTGCCTTCAGCCAGCCCGGGCGGGCCGTGGTATCGTACTGCGCTACGGGGGCTTCGGGCACGGGCGTGGTGGTATTGCGGGCGGCCGGAGCCGGCGTGGAAGTGATGCCCGTGCCACCACCGGCCGGCGTGTCGGTCGGCGTCGTGACACTCACGTTTTTCTGGCAGCCGACGCTGCAGAGCAGTACACCCAGCGCAGTGGCTGGCAACAGTAGAAAGGAGCGCATGGCAGCGGGAAAAGAGGGCGCAAAAGTACGGATGGCGGCCGAGAAGCCAACCACTGGCCTGTGCTTACGCCCTATCCGGCGCTGGGGTTGGTGAGCCGGGGAGCGGTAGTAGAGTAACAGGCGCCCGGCCACCGCTAAGAAAGCCACGCCCACAGGCGCGGGCCAAACACTAGCGCGCCCACGGCGGCGGCGGCTACGGCCCCGGCCAGCACGGCCCCGGCGGCCACGTCTTTGGCGCGGCCGGCCAGCGGGTGGTACTCCGGCGACACCAGATTCACCACGGCTTCCACGGCCGTATTCACCAGCTCCAGGCTCCAGACCAGCCCCACGGCCAGCACCACCAGCGCCCATTCCCAGCGCGCCAGCCCCACCACCCAGCCCAGCACCAGCACCGCCACCGTGGCCACGGCATGAAACTGCAGATGCACCTCCGTGCGCAACGCCGCCGCCACGCCCCGCAGCGCATAGCCGAAGCTGGCCGCCCGGCGCCGCAGCACCGCCGGAAACCGACGCGGCGGGGCTTTTTCCGGCTCAGCCCCGGCCATCGAACTCCTGAAAAACAGTTTGCCGCAGTCGGCTCCACTCGCTCCGCAGCACGCTGAAGATGACCGTATCGCGCCGAATACCGCCCTGGGTGCGGCGATGGCTGCGCAGCGTGCCTTCCTCAGTGGCTCCCATGCGGCGCATCGCCTCCTGCGACTTATGGTTGCGGGCGTCGGTTTCCAGCTCCACCCGCTCGCAGCCCAGCTCCTCGAAAGCATAGTGCAGCAGAAGGTGCTTGGCGGCCCGGTTCAGGCCGGTGCGCTGAAACGCCTCCCCCACCCAAGTGTAGCCGATGGAAAGCTTGGCGTCGGCCAGATCCACGTTGTAGTAGCTGGTGCTGCCAGCCGCCTGGCCGGTTTCCTTGTCGAGGACAAGGAAGGGGTAGCGGCGCTGCTGCTCACGGCCTTGGGCGGCCTCGGTCAGGTAGGCCGCCAGGCTGATGGGGTCGTCGGCGCGGGTGAGGGTGTAGGCCCACAGCTCCGGCGCGGCCGCCAGGGGGCGCAGGGCCTCAAAATCGGTGAGGGCCAGCGGACGCAGCCGTACGCGGCTGTTTTCAAGAACGATATCCTGGGCGAAATCCATGCGGGCAGAGCTAGCGTTTCTTCGGTTTCTGTTGAGGCTGCATTGCCAGCCCAGCAGCCAGCGGCATC from Hymenobacter canadensis harbors:
- a CDS encoding thioredoxin family protein, whose protein sequence is MTTEPTTQPVLTPERLASAHTYARYRQLIDELQADGKTTGPQQSPELTEYTHLNVQRMQRLDKTTRVLPELAAAVQALPQRYEWLIITEGWCGDAAQIVPVLEAVAQVSGGNIRTHYLLRDENPDLMDRYLTNGARSIPQLVVLHADTLTEAAHWGPRPAPTQTLLLDLKAQGATHEEYAEKIHGWYAKDKTQTTQHELLDLVQKLR
- a CDS encoding AsmA family protein, which codes for MRKFWIGLLIFVVVLVAGVALTPLLFKDKIKQALDKQLAQRVDAEVQYKPENVSLTLFSTFPDLALGIDELRVIGQDSFARDTLAYLPSLRVGLDLMSVISGEQIKIKSIVLDRPDISAKVLKSGRANWDVMLSDSAAAAKGQDTTALNLAISKWEVTDGHLRYEDRTIPFNMELRGLNHTGSGDFEQNIFDLVSQTEAREFSMTYDGTEYVTRKKLTGDVTLAMDLEKMLFTFKDNKVQLNDFPAQFAGTIGLPNDTDITYDLTFKALETDFKNILSLVPGVYTAQFKDVEASGQVAFDGYFKGVQNDVQMPGYGVNLQVKNGMFHYPQLPQAAKNINVDMVVDNPSGFTNNMKVNVKQFHLDLGANPIDGNVAIDGLEPMKVDGRVKANVDLAEMMKVYPVQDLLLRGKLFVDGTAKGTYSKTQMPVVQAKMNLTNGYVKSKQFPAPIENLAVTGVVTNPTGQLNDTRVDISNFRMLLDGEPLAGRVSTQGVDKLRFDADVKGTVDLTKITKIFPLDGMTVTGRLNGNVAAKGNMADIEAGRYQTVVASGTVQAQNITYKSADLPQGMRVTRATATFNNDKIVLQNMAGFVGSSDIAALGTISNYMGYLFVPGQPLRGNLTVNSQRFNVNEWMVDEVTAAPSKGATAATKAPAAATKADGVLQIPKELDLTLNTTVGQVIYDNLKLDNVKGTVGVRDQTATLNGLTFNTLGGAFATTGSYSSKNLAHPKFNFGLNIKNLNFQNAFSAFNSIKTLVPLADNLEGIFSTNFSVSGEMGPDMMPNYSTLTGKGLFEVVRAAVSGSPVLAKISSLTQFQELKSFAVNNKDVAAEILNGNFIVKPFDLTVGQVKMTVGGSNNISSGGLEYVTALNVPTGKLGSQLSGQLTRLTGVSDIKGTERVTLGLTIGGTVSNPQVKLTTGSVKAQAKDIVSNIVQAKVDDARVQLQAKAKVAQDSLQRELQRKQLELQNKAQLEIEKRRLEAQAKLKEQATKGLNSLFGKPKAQPAKPATPAPAPDPTPAPADPKPADPEPTKPDTAKTGG
- the gldJ gene encoding gliding motility lipoprotein GldJ, giving the protein MNFSKYLRFAVVGACALASCKSGPPTATKPGKYSSTTGIDYNTDEGMKVADYAGIPEGPGLIFIEGGRTVLGSQEEDVTMTHDNVERTVTIASFYMDEAEVANIHWLEYLHFIRKDSSEEFYQSALPDTTVWARELSFNDPYVDYYLRYPGFRFFPVVGVSWLQANDYCTWRTSKVNETLAGNSEESSGGGGGLFKRKKKGGDAAEGTDSGDGKAKISIENGNTLPNYRLPTEAEWEYAAQALIGTQETGNENQENKRIYPWDGRQVRNPYGGKMGQFLANFKRGRGDYAGIAGSLNDGAMITEYIYAYPPNDYGLYNMSGNVNEWVQDIYRPLSFEDVEDLNPFRRNGFLDPSEKYDKKGYQSLIDDHVRVYKGGSWRDVAYWLSPGTRRFMAEDSATATIGFRCAMINAGSNK
- a CDS encoding PorP/SprF family type IX secretion system membrane protein, producing MTGLFRRKISCRSGRFHRPLLLAGVAAVVALPAAAQDLYFAQPYANRLHQNPAFAGLLDDASVTLSYRNQFPTLAGTFTTSQLAADYRLKDQHNSVGLLLNYDRTGGLGYTRFEVGGLYAYQTRLNKELSFSGGLRASYGNQRISYGNLVFGDQLSEDGTTVPVTAEPLDFNPVSYLSVGTGVLLYSENFWVSVAGHHLNQPDLGFRTQGTLPIRYELSTGYKHYFLQRTERQQTREISVTPTAHYVRQGGSERAEAGLYATVTPLTLGAVYRGIPLPGAPNPQQILTAIAGVSVGSFRVGYAYDVALSSLSADLGGAHEITLTLRAFDSLDAAWRRLKRRNSPAPPWPSF
- a CDS encoding diacylglycerol kinase family protein, yielding MAGAEPEKAPPRRFPAVLRRRAASFGYALRGVAAALRTEVHLQFHAVATVAVLVLGWVVGLARWEWALVVLAVGLVWSLELVNTAVEAVVNLVSPEYHPLAGRAKDVAAGAVLAGAVAAAAVGALVFGPRLWAWLS
- a CDS encoding DinB family protein; the encoded protein is MFMINTIDKLGAYNVWANETLLRHLDGLVANGATIPANVLRLFSHVLNAQSIWIGRLTGTPSPVKVWQEHDLAGLHHWHEQSTARFYGLAAAADETELLRLISYTNSVGESFTSQVSDIFTHLPIHGNYHRGQVAIKLREQGLEPINTDYITYCRELSAKAQAADVPSL
- a CDS encoding ComF family protein encodes the protein MRATAATILADFWGLIFPRVCLGCQEPLARGEDHLCTKCRAQLPYTDYHLLPPADNPLARRFWGKLPVRHALSYLRFLRRGRVQHLLHQLKYQGQRDVGLALGRWYGHDLAAAGFTFDLIVPVPLHPRKLAKRGFNQSDPFAEGLAEALHTPWHASALRRTAHTDSQTRKNRVQRWQNVAEVFEVADVVAIQGKHVLVVDDVLTTGATLEACAAALLAAGASEVSIATIACADR
- a CDS encoding carboxymuconolactone decarboxylase family protein; translated protein: MSQVTEFNEYRQRMNEKIMAADNKVIKRFFNLDTNTYQAGAVDVKTKEMLGLACSMVLRCDDCIKYHLGKCFEEKLTDEEIYEVFAIANLIGGSIVIPHFRRAVEYWEILKTEAVEAAPEHHHEA
- a CDS encoding DUF6970 domain-containing protein is translated as MRSFLLLPATALGVLLCSVGCQKNVSVTTPTDTPAGGGTGITSTPAPAARNTTTPVPEAPVAQYDTTARPGWLKAKIDAHLAENKQNPPIQVFRYRYNGAVVYYETSPCCDQYTNLYDQKGKLICHPDGGLTGRGDGNCADFNKNKTEEKLVWQDPR
- a CDS encoding exodeoxyribonuclease III; amino-acid sequence: MQIISYNVNGLRSALSKGLLDWVREAQPDVLCVQEIKAGREPLDVSGFAALGYSAYLHPAQKPGYSGVATFTKQAPTAVVVGCGTDLYDAEGRVLRLDFDQLSVLNVYMPSGTSGPERQAFKVEWLHFFREYVRQLRAEGRQLVIGGDFNCCQTAIDLHNPKANQNSPGYTPEERQWFKDFLADGYTDSFRHQHGDAPGHYSWWSYRAGSRARNVGWRLDHLLVDAELLPRLTGAGLLPDAVHSDHCPVWVEVNG
- a CDS encoding GNAT family N-acetyltransferase yields the protein MDFAQDIVLENSRVRLRPLALTDFEALRPLAAAPELWAYTLTRADDPISLAAYLTEAAQGREQQRRYPFLVLDKETGQAAGSTSYYNVDLADAKLSIGYTWVGEAFQRTGLNRAAKHLLLHYAFEELGCERVELETDARNHKSQEAMRRMGATEEGTLRSHRRTQGGIRRDTVIFSVLRSEWSRLRQTVFQEFDGRG